The sequence AGCGACAGCGGCAACGCAAAGACGTCCTCCAGCTGCGGCCGATCCGCGATCTTGCGACCAATATCGCGGATCACGCGGCCCAGCATGGTCCTAATCGTGCGCAAGGCGCGGTTCGCCCGATTGAAGTGCTTGGCGTGGGCGTAGCGCTGATGTCGGATCAGTGCGATCTTGCCGACGCGGACGTAGGATTGGCGCAGCTCCGCACCAACCTCTCGCGCGCCCGATGCATCAGTCGAGCATCGGTCGGGAATGCGATCGCCTTCTCCTGCACCGTGGTGTCGACGATGACCTGGGTGAAGTCGGTGGGTTTCGCCGCGCCCAGCCGCACCGCGGCAGAGAGGCTCTCCTGAACCAATACCGCAAGGCGATCCTCGCCCATCCGTTGCCGCCAGCGCGTCAGTGAGGAGCGGTCGAACACCAGCCGGTGCTGGAAGAACTCTTCGCCGCAAAGCAGCTGATAGTAGGGATTTTCGACCCAGCGCTCGCACAACCCTTCGTCCGAGAGGTCGTGCATGTGCTTGAGGATGGCGAGCCCAACCATCAAGCGGGTCGGCAATGGCGGCCTGCCGGGATCATCGTCATAGACCGCGCCGAACCGGTCTTCGAGGAACCGCCAGTCGATCGAGCCCGACAGTCGCCGACGAATATGCGAAACACGTCAGCGGGATTTCCAATGCTACAGCGAAGGAAGCTGCGGCTAAGGAGAAAGTCGAAAAGCTGGAAGGGGACATAACCGCGTCACAGTATCCGCCGCTTCGAACGACAACGGGTCGCCCTATACATACACCAGCGCGACAGTCGGCAGGCCAGGGCGTCCGCAGGCACCCAGATATCGGTTGTGTTCGGCTTGGCTGAAGATGGAAACGCAGATTTCATATGCTTCCCGCATTGGTCTCGTTGCCAATAGCGCAGCGGCGGTTTCCGGCATCGGGATGGATGCGACGAACGCATTCATCGGCCAAGGAGTTCTTGCGGGTGGGCCGAACACAACGCAGGTTGGTGGAACGGCCGCCTATTCCGCTCCGCCTTTGCTTGGCTTCCACGTGTTCTCGGCCAACGAGCAGGGAGACAGTACCAACGCAAACAACATCAATGTGGCCAGCCAGAATGCATTCAGCGTTCTAGCGAGGATGTAGCGTTGGTGCGAGCGCGACGCGACAAGCCATTCTTTTGTCGGAGTCGCGCACTACTTTTCATTTTTAAAACATGGAGAAGTTAGGTGGCAATTGGGACAGTGAAGTGGTTCAACCCGACAAAGGGGTATGGGTTCATTCAACCGGATTCGGGCGGCAATGACGTCTTTGTCCACATCTCCGCGGTTGAGAAGGCTGGTTTTACTTCGCTCGCAGAGGGCGCAAAAGTCAGCTTCGACATCGTGAAAAATCGCGGAAAAGACTCGGCGGAAAATCTACGAATCGAGTGATGCACCACCCATTGTGTTGCTCAACAGAAAGGCCGCAGTGGTACGCCGCTGCGGGCGGCCGAGGAGATCGATCGGAATTGGCCGATGGATAAGGCGCTATTGTTCGCGTGGGCGTTCGGGCTTGCAGCCTTGGTACTGTTCGTGGCGCTATACCTGCCCTGGCAGTGAGTTGGCGACTCGCGACGGCGCTGCCTGCGATCCGAGACTGATTGCCAAGCCACGTGAGGCTACGACCAGTCCTGGTAGTTGTGCCACGCCCATTTCCGATAGATGTATCCCATCGTCAGATTCTTTCGCCGCTGAGGCTGGCCCCGAAGTTGGCGGCACGTGGCAGGGACAGCGCTTCATCGGTGTGGCGGTGCCGAGTCACGTTGCCGCTAACTTCACCGGCGGCGCGGGTGTGGCAGGGATAGCGTCGTTGCGCATTTCCGGCGCCGAGTCGCGCCCGCGCTGCTTACGGTGTGCGGGTTAGTCATAAAAGGCACGGGGTGCGCTCGCGATAGCTGACGAAAGGCTGACGGACTGTCCTGCTTCAATCACGACCGACAGGCTGACCGCGGACTCCAAGATTACTCTCCCATCGTGTCCCCGAGTGAGGTGCCCCAGCGCGGGCAGCATGCCGGGGCGAGACGTTGGGCTAGCCAGAAATCGAGCCACGACTCGATCATTATGACCGTGAAAATGTAGAGCAGCATCACGCACCGCTCAAAATCGCAGCGCGTTGCAAATCTGCCCAACACTCCGTGTAGCGGCGGTAGGATACTCGTTCGCGCTTTGAGGTGCAGTCCAAGCACACGCGAGAAAACGGCAGTTGCCAGTCGCGCATAAGAAACTCTCACGTCCTGAAAAACGACTAAGTTACTATCGCAACCAAGGGCTGTCCACCGGAAAGAAAGCAGCTTCGCTCTCCGTAATTGTCCGGTGGTTAGCTAAAGTGCGCGAGGTATATCGCTATGGTTGAGTGGGGCGGTGCTGCCGGTGTCGCTGCACAACGATCCTGTCATTTTGGACAGGTGCGTCCCGCTCTAATATGAGCGCATGATCGCCGCGGTGGAGGG is a genomic window of Bradyrhizobium sp. CB1717 containing:
- a CDS encoding cold-shock protein, which produces MAIGTVKWFNPTKGYGFIQPDSGGNDVFVHISAVEKAGFTSLAEGAKVSFDIVKNRGKDSAENLRIE